A genomic stretch from Lathyrus oleraceus cultivar Zhongwan6 chromosome 2, CAAS_Psat_ZW6_1.0, whole genome shotgun sequence includes:
- the LOC127122186 gene encoding uncharacterized protein LOC127122186 has translation MSQQSNSSPSKNIHWSPSAEPSNPNREEPIADSVNTPHARRPKETVLGFSSSIALEERTKEGSRYVYNAITTIVTGILSRNLEVLRVPIPLNTIEPDSVANQENTESLGKNSFDDVEQTDTHKESNVDKPLDNVAGEEVYVTHDVSDNPNCEAETVYLEEFSDNDMLSSVLPSIAKRLRTRREKKTVAQRSPRKKIDVPTSSNTTVAVESSLKRKVHGPTKSWSKVVPKKKKTKWKYVYQKRLALERELA, from the exons ATGTCTCAACAATCCAACTCTTCTCCTTCCAAGAACATACATTGGTCTCCTAGCGCTGAACCAAGCAACCCTAACAGAGAAGAACCTATTGCTGACTCTGTGAATACCCcacatgcaagaagacctaaagaaactgTATTAGGCTTCTCCTCATCCATCGCTCTTGAGGAACGAACTAAAGAAGGTTCCAGGTATGTTTACAATGCCATTACCACTATAGTGACTGGAATACTGTCTAGAAATCTTGAGGTCCTAAGGGTTCCTATTCCCTTAAACACTATTGAACCTGATAGTGTTGCTAATCAAGAAAATACCGAGTCTTTAGGAAAGAATAGCTTTGATGATGTTGAGCAAACTGATACTCATAAGGAGTCAAATGTTGACAAACCCTTAGATAATGTGGCTGGTGAGGAAGTTTATGTCACTcatgatgtcagtgacaaccctaactGTGAGGCTGAAACAGTATACCTGGAGGAATTTTCTGATAATGACATGCTGTCCTCTGTCctccctagcatagccaaaaggcttaggactaggagagaaaagAAAACTGTGGCCCAAAGGTCCCCCAGAAAGAAGATTGATGTTCCAACCTCTTCCAACACAACGGTGGCAGTCGAGAGTTCCCTCAAGAGGAAAGTTCATGGTCCAaccaaatcttggagcaaagtgGTGCCCAAGAAAAAGAAAACCaa GTGGAAATATGTTTATCAGAAGAGGCTGGCTTTGGAAAGGGAATTAGCTTAG